The Methanobacterium sp. Maddingley MBC34 genome contains the following window.
GCTTAAATCCCTTATTTTATCTCTTAATTTAGGAACATCCTGGGGATGCTTAAGTGTGACTTTTAAAAATTCTTTCTCACGACCAAGATCTTTCATTTTAACTTTTTCGACCTTTGGGATGTCCAGTTTTTTTAGTTGATCCAGGCAGGGATCCAGATCATGGGGCACCACGTATATGTAGGGTTTGAATCCTCCATCCATTACTATGATGGAATTTCCCCCTTGACTGTTTTTTTCTCTTCCGAAGAGCCTTACCACTGCTTTATCGTCCCTGGTAATGTAGTCGATGTCCAGGAGCACCATTCTTTTGGTTTCCATACAATCTTGTAATTTATTTGAATCAGGGTATATAATTTGTTAAATCTAATACTCGTAAATTCATCCGTTGTTTGCTATTAAAACCATGACAGAGCATATAATGCAGGGTAGGGGCATAGTGGTGGGAGTGACTCATGTCATATTATTCCCTTTATTTGATCATACATTGCAAGTGAAAAAAGGTGATTTACAGTGGGTTTGATATTGATATGATCATACTATGTTGTTAATTCTGCCATATATTTCAAGTGTAATATTGATAATAATGAGCAACAAGGTTAATTAACAGGGAATTATTAATATCTGTTTTACTAAAATCATATGTAAATCCTGTTTTGGATAATATAACACATTTGTGGAGCTAAATAAGAAATGCACCTTCAAAAAATGGATAAAAAGAAGCATGACCCCTTCCAGGTATCAGAACTTATTTACGAAGCTGATGCAGAAACTTTTGATTTTTTCTTTGGTAACAAGAAGAATACTTCACAAAAAATAGGAAAACTAGTACAGGAGGGGGATAATAACCTGGGTTACCAGCAGATCTACGTGGTAACCAATGACAACCAGGAAATAATGGGAGTTATGGTGTATTCTGCTGGGGAAAAAATGGGAACTATGAATGAATTAAAGGTTCTATTGCGTAATTTCAACATCCTTGACTCTGTAAGATTCATAATGATTGAAATAATTGACAGTATTTTCTTATCTAGTCTGAAAGAGGATGACTTTTATTACGCCATAGTAGCTGTAGATGAACACTTCCGAGGACAGGGAGTAGGTTCCTTTATCCTGGAAGAAGGAATAAAACTGGCCAGGGAAAAAGGATGTAAAAGAGCAGTACTAGATGTTGACATTGAAAATGATGGCGCTTTAAGGCTTTACGAGCGGTTTGGTTTTAGGAAATTTAAGGAAAGAATTTTATCTCTCCCGGGGTGGAAAAAGGGAGCTTTTAATATGGAATACTCCCTGAAAGAATAGATATTGTTAAGTTGACTTAGATATATTATTTAATAAGATCATACATGAAGTAGTTGATTTTAATGTGTTAGAATACTCTAGATGGATCCATAAACATGACTGAAATATCAAACAACCTGGTTGAGTCTCTGAAGACCATGGGGCTTACTGAGTACGAGGCAAAGGTGTACTCTGCTCTGGTACTGTTTGACCGGACAGAGGTCAAACAGGTTTATGAATACCTTAAAATGCCTAAACCCAGTGTGTATCAGATCTTGAAACAGTTAATGGATAAAGGTCTGGTGCAGGTAGTTAGTTCTAAACCTGCTATTTATCGGGCCACTCCTCCGAAGATAGCTCTCCGACACCTTACTGAAGTTCATAAAAGTGCAGAAGAACAAGCCTTGAAAGAGTTGGAAGATCTAGAAAAAAACCCCATGGAAACTGAAGATTCGGATATTATATGGACTCTTTTTGGTAGCAGTAACGTTGAACACAGCATGGAAGAGTTAATGTGCAAGGCTCGAGAATCAATGAAACTTATTCTTCCAGAAGAGTACCTGTATTTTCTCTCCTTCGTTAGGGGGAAGGAACTTGATATTGAACTTTTGATGTTTGTAAAGGATGCTTCTATTGCAGAACGTTATGAATTAAAGAACTTAAATGTCCACAATGCTTATGGATTAGATGTTGCAGATTTTGGTGTTATTCCTAAATATTTCACTGAAATTCCGTTACCTCCTGAGCAGTATTCTAAATTTATCCTAATTTCGATTGATGATAAGGAGTTTATGTATATACCTCCTTTTCCGGGGAAGACAAAGTCCGGTGTCACTTCAAAAAACCCATATCTTATAGTTCTGGTTGGTATATTGTTTGGTGTTGTATGGGAGCACACTCCAGAAGTGCCATTAAAATAGAATCATACAATTAATTATTCGTTATCAAATTATCTTTTTAAAAATCTTTTAAAACAGGTTTTTTTCATCTGTTAATGCTTCTTTTACAGTTTTTTAGAAAGTTTTCTTTTTTTAGCAATCTATACTCTTTATCATTATGGTAGTTTTTAAGCTAACTACTATTAGGAAAGTTTATAAGTAGGAACGGTAGTTATGTACATAACTACTATTGCTGTGGCTAAAAGAGAGGCAAGGAGTTCGTTAGATTGCATCTTTTTAAAACATCTATGGAGATTCGAAAACTCGAAAAGTCATTTAATGAAGAAATTCATTTAAGGGAGGGATATTATGAAGGATAACAATTTTTTATCCATGTTTACGGATGTTGTTAAGAATGGAGTTAAAAACAAAACCTCACTGGGAATAGCAGTAATTGGACCAATTGTTGTAATGATCATACTGGGCTATATAATCACCATGGCTGGAACTGCTGATACGCTGAATATTGGAGTTGTAGACCAGGATCAGGGACTTAGAAATATTAGTGTAGCTAGCAAGATAACTGAAGAGTTAAAAAATCAGGATGATGTTAATGTGATTTCCATTAACCTGGGTGATGTTAACAATTCGTTTAAGGACAGGACTATAGATGCTGTGCTGATTTTTCCTGAGAATTTCACTGTAAATGTCGCCCTGAATAAAAGTACAGAAATTACACTGATTGCTGAAGGCACAGACCAGACAAAAACCGCCCTTGTAAATAAAGCAGTCCTCACATCTGCCATGGAAGTAGCATCTCAAAGTGGCAGTACTGCCATGTCTGTGGAAATTAAAAATGAAACTTACTATGCCCAGGACCTAGGATTCGTAGATCTTTTCATATACCGTGTAATGGCTCTGGATACAATGCTCCTTTCCATGATTATTGCTCTTTTTACCATACTGGACGATAAAAGAGGAAACAGGTTTAAAAGGATGTCTTCTTCCCCAGTAAAAGCTGCTATTGCCTATACCTTAGGATGCAGTGTATTCGCTGCTATAATAGTGCCCATAGTGTTATCTTACGTAATTTATGTTATGGGCGTTACTATAGTGGGGGATGTGGTCAGTGTTGCATTAATTTTGCTTCTGATGGCTCTGTTAGGTGTATCCTTAGGTGTTCTTGCAGCAGCACTAGCTCGAACTGAAAGGCAGGCTTTTGGCTTGTTGGCTTTATTCGCAGTTTTACAGGTCTTATTCAGCGGCATGCTGGTGCCAGTGGCCCGATTTGATTATTATGTCCAGTGGATATCCTACATTCTGCCGTTGACTTATGGGTTGGATGCCCTGAAGAGTGTTATGATAAGGGGCTTCAGCCTGGGGGATGTAAGTACGGACCTCTTGGCCATATTCATTATAATCATTGTAGTTGTGATCTTGTCTGCAATTGGTTTAAGGGCGGGAAACAACTCAACCAAAAAGAAAGTTAATTAGGAGGAACTTGATTTTATAAAATGAAAAATAGGGAGTAAAGGGAAAGTGTTCAAAAAAATATTATTGTGGGGATGAACTAGAATCTAAACATGGATCTTTTCATTAAAGAATCAGGCCAGGAAAACCCTGAAACCATAATTTTCCTCCATGGTGGAGGTTTGGCTGGCTGGATATGGGATGAACAGGTAAAAACCTTCCAGGATTACCATTGCCTAATTCCAGACCTCCCCGAACACGGGCAGAGTGCAGAAACAAAACCATTCACCATTGCCAGTGCTGCTGAGATGGTAGTTGATCTCATCCAAACCCGAACGCGTAATGGAAAAGCCCATCTGGTGGGTTTGTCCCTGGGTGCACAGATCATCGTCCAGATACTGGCCACTCATCCCGAGGTAGTTGATCACGCACTCATCAATGGAACCTTGATTCATGGCATTCCCCACCAAGATGTACTTTTAAAACTTTTGAACTATACTTTTAAAGTTTATGAGCCGGTGAAAGACACGGATTTCTTTATAAAAGCCAACATGCGGACTTATAATATTTCTAAAAGTTATTTCCACAAGTTCAAGGAATCCACATTACAAATTAAAGCGGATTCATTGGATAGAATACTACACGAGAACCTGTTTTTTAAATTACCGTCTGGTCTGGAGAAAGCAAATGTCCCGGTTCTGGTTATGATGGGAGAAAAAGATTACAAAGTAATCAAGGAATCTGCCCGGGATTTAGTTAAGGTTCTTCCCAATTCTTCTGCTTATATTGTCCCTGGGTTGGGTCATGTTTGGAACATGGAATCACCCGAACTATTTAATCGGGTTTTACGTTCTTGGATTACTGGGAAACCTCTTCCAAATACTCTATGGGGTTTAAAATTTTGATTTTTTAAAATTTTTAATTAGGGTATTGATCAACTCTTCAAGCTATGCCCTATTTAATATCTGGGCAATGAATTTATCCTGCCTAGAATGAATAGGGACGTCGTGTGTCGTTTTTGTTAACCATAAGGTAATATCCGCTGTTTATGACATATTTCATAAACATGGGTAACAGGAAATCCTTAATACCTTTAGACTCATTTTCAGAAATAAAATTATCCACCAATCCTTTAAATTCTTCTTTGGTGGCGTTGGTGAAGAAAAATGCATCAGTAATTTCACGGTCCGGTTCTGGTTCTATAGTATAACACTTTATTTCTTTAATTTCCATTTTATTTCCTCCTCTAATGGCTTAATTGGTAGTATATGGGATTGAATACATCTGCATTGTTTATAAAATTATCCATTAACTGTATGTATTAAAAAGGAGCCTAGCAACTGAGATGGTAAGAGATAGAGGTTAAAAACACCTTTGGAACTTGTTAAAAAAGTTTTTAGAACATTTATGGCTAAAAACATTATTCGGGAGTGATTAAATCCTTAAACTCTCACCGGGGTTTATAACTGTTGATTATTTGGTTTGGATATTATTCTGGGTGCGCACTCTCCCTGAACCACAAACTATTTATATAATAAACTTCTTAATATCGATTAGTCGATATCGATAAATTGATATTGAATTTAACTAAAAGCTATTAGATTTATTTAAATCAGATATGGCTTGTTTACTGATATCAATTTAACGATATTATATCGATCGCACGATTAGAATAAATTCATAGAAAATGTAAATGGAGGTTATGATTTAACATGTGGGATGCATTTAAAAATCTTCACAATGAATTTCATGAAAAAATGGAGCAAATGCAACGATTAGGGGGTTTAAGGGTGTTAATACTCCATGTTCTGGATGAAAATGGTCCTGGAAATGGTGTGGAAATTATGGATGCTATCCAAACCCACCATGAATCCTGTAACATGTCCCAACGTGGCCACAGATCCCACTCCCGACCTTCACCCGGTTCTGTATATCCCATGCTCAAAAAAATGGTTAATGAAGGTCTCCTCATAAAACACGATGATGGAAGATATGAATTAACTGAAAAAGGAAATAAAATCCTCAATAGAATTTACGGGCGTTTTAAACCACAGGAAAAAATGGACCGTGGAGAATATTCCATAACCAAAGCATTAACCGAAATTGAAGGATATGTTTCTTATCTGGAAGATATTAAAGAAGAGAAACTGGTTCCCCATGGGGAATTAATAGGAGAATTGGGTGAAAGGCTGAAATCCATCAGGGAATCTCTCCAGAAAGAATAATTCAATCAAATGACCTGTTTAATTTAATAATTGGCCGATGATGATTATGCATTTCTATCTAGGTTAGCGAAAGCTCTGGAAATCATTCACTAGGAATTTAATATCTAATTAAACAACAACGGATTAATTATTGAGGTTAATAAATCAATAAAAGCTAAAATATGTTAATTAAAAGGTAATAAGTTTAATAATGGGCTAATAATTCCAATTAAAGGATAATTAACCTACTAAATGGTAAAAAACTAATTGGAGGGAAAAATGACTGAACACGCTATAGAACTTAATAACCTTACTAAAAAGTTCGGTGATTTCACAGCAGTGGATGGCCTGTCACTGACAGTGGAGGAAGGGGAAATATTTGGATTTTTAGGCCCCAACGGTGCAGGTAAAAGTACCACTATTCGAATGCTGTGCACCCTCACCCAGCCAACATCAGGATCAGCCAGGGTTGCCGGATTTGATTTAACTAAAGAATCAGACCAGGTTCGCCAGAATATTGGTCTGGTGGCTGAAAAGATGATCATGTACGACCGCCTAACTGCAGCTGAAAACCTAAGGTTCTTCGGAAAACTTTATTCCATGCCCAAACAGAAGCTTGAAGAACGAATCGACGAATTACTGGAACTGGTGGACATGCAGGAATGGAAGAACACCCAGATCAGCAAGTTTTCAACCGGTATGAAGCAGAGGATCAACGTAATAAGGGCACTTCTACCTGAACCAGAGATACTGTTCATGGATGAACCCACACTGGGCTTGGACCCCCAGACCACCTTTTCCATAAGGGATATAACCCGGGAAATCAACAAAAACGGGATGACCATTATATTAACCACCCATGCCATGACCGAGGCAGAAGCACTCAGTGATCGGGTTGCCATAATTGATCACGGTAAAATTGCAGCTTTAGACACGCCACAAAACCTTAAAAACATGATATCCCATGGGGATATCACGATCTTTGGTATTAAGATTGACAACCTGACCCGGGAACGCATTGAAAAAATCAGATCCCTGGAAATGGTCACTGCAGTGGCACAGCAGGATGATTATAGTTTAAAGGTAAGTGCTCAGGGAGAAGATGCCCTGAACCAGATCATTGACACCATAAGGGGTGAAAGTGGAGATATAGCCTCCCTTACCAACAGCAATGAATCCACACTGGAAGATGTGTTCCTGGCAGTGACCGGTAAACACATGCGTGATCAGGCCACTGAAAAACCAGTTAACACCCATCATGGTCACAGACCAGCACCCAAAACGAGGGGAAGGTGATATTATGGATATTATTAAAATTCTAACGGATAGTTACCATGTAATGGCTAAGGACATGCTGGAACTTAAACGCAACCGAATGTCACTGGCAGCCCTGTTTATGATGCCATTACTCTTCTTGGTCATGTTTGGATTCATTTTTCCCAGTGGTAGCACCCAGCAGAACATGCCCATGGGGCTGGTTAACCTGGACCAGGGCCAGGGAAGCAATGAATTTGTAGCACAGATGGAGACCATTAATAAAAATACCAGCTATATGAAGTTTCAAAATTATTCCAGTGTAGATGATGCTAAAACTGCAATTAACAAAGGAAAACTGTATGGAGTGTTCATCATACCTCCGGGGTTCTCTGAAAATTTAACCAATGGACAATCAGCTGATTTCACAGTATACATTGATAACAGCAACCCTCAGATTTCCATGCAAATCCAGCAGGTACTATCCAGCACAGTAAGTGGAATGAACAATATGAAGGCCGAGGCTAATGTAGTGGGTCTTGGTAAGGCAACAAATCAGTCAGTTAATCCACAGGCTATGATCTTCCCCTACATACCCAATATTCAGACCACAATACCGGGCCAAACAAATTACTTTAACTTCCTGGCACCGGGCCTTATGATCATGATCGTGATGATGAGTGTTATGACCGGTATTCCAGAGGCCATCTCCAAAGAGAAGGAAATGGGTACATTTGATGGAATGTTATCGGCACCAATCAGCCAGCTCTCGGTTATTATTGGTAAAACTGCAGCACTGTGTACCAGAGGTTTAATCCAGTGTATAATAATTCTGGCCATTGCCATAGTTCTGTTTGGAGTTACCATCCAGGGAAGCATCCTGCTGGCATTCTTCATGCTCCTCCTGGGTATATTCAGCTTCATAGGAATAGGAATAATGGCAATATCCATGTCCGGAGATCAGGCTTCAAGTACCATGATTGTGAACCTGCTAATGTTCCCTATGATGTTCCTGGGAGGGATTTTTTATCCAATTCAACAGATGCCCTGGTTCATGCAGGCTATTTCACAGGTAATCCCCCTGACTTATGCCGCTGATGCAATGCGTAAAATAATGCTATTAAATGCAGGTGTGGGGGATGTGATGAATCAAATAATCATACTGGTAGCGTTTGGAGTGGTTACCATGGCCATTGCAGTGCCACTTTTCAGGAAATCAATGACCAGATAAACGATAACCAGATAATGAAACCAATGGTTGTGACAAATAATGAACATGAAATGGGGTGAAATGGACTAATAAGGAAGAATTGGCTACTAATGGTAATGAATGGGCCAATAGAAAATATGTGCAGTTTAAAAGCGGATTAATTCCGCTTACTGTATTAATTTTCACTTCCACAATAATACCATGAATATTAAATAAATGCATCGAAATTGTTGGGCCTGTTGGCTTTTTAAAAACTCCAATGGCTTCAAAAAATTTAAAGAGGTGAAAGTATCATGAAATGTGAGAATGTAATCAGAAATGTTATTGAAACTGAGTGTGAGGATTATTATCTGGGTATGGTAGATTTATCCCGGGTTGAAAATTCCATAATTGAAAAATACGGGTCGTTAATTGATGAATACCCACGAGCAATCTCCATAGGAATAACTTTACCCTATATGATTCCGGATGAATTGTCAAGGACTAAAAAACAGCCTTATGATGTGACAAATTGTCAACTAAAATCCATCACGTCACATTTAAGCCGGTTAATTGAACAGGAAGGATACCAGGCACTGGCCATGCCCAAAGCCAGGAAAATGAATGATGCCTCCGATATATCCTTCCA
Protein-coding sequences here:
- a CDS encoding acetyltransferase (PFAM: Acetyltransferase (GNAT) family), producing the protein MHLQKMDKKKHDPFQVSELIYEADAETFDFFFGNKKNTSQKIGKLVQEGDNNLGYQQIYVVTNDNQEIMGVMVYSAGEKMGTMNELKVLLRNFNILDSVRFIMIEIIDSIFLSSLKEDDFYYAIVAVDEHFRGQGVGSFILEEGIKLAREKGCKRAVLDVDIENDGALRLYERFGFRKFKERILSLPGWKKGAFNMEYSLKE
- a CDS encoding putative transcriptional regulator (PFAM: Sugar-specific transcriptional regulator TrmB), which produces MTEISNNLVESLKTMGLTEYEAKVYSALVLFDRTEVKQVYEYLKMPKPSVYQILKQLMDKGLVQVVSSKPAIYRATPPKIALRHLTEVHKSAEEQALKELEDLEKNPMETEDSDIIWTLFGSSNVEHSMEELMCKARESMKLILPEEYLYFLSFVRGKELDIELLMFVKDASIAERYELKNLNVHNAYGLDVADFGVIPKYFTEIPLPPEQYSKFILISIDDKEFMYIPPFPGKTKSGVTSKNPYLIVLVGILFGVVWEHTPEVPLK
- a CDS encoding ABC-type multidrug transport system, permease component (TIGRFAM: ABC transporter efflux protein, DrrB family); amino-acid sequence: MKDNNFLSMFTDVVKNGVKNKTSLGIAVIGPIVVMIILGYIITMAGTADTLNIGVVDQDQGLRNISVASKITEELKNQDDVNVISINLGDVNNSFKDRTIDAVLIFPENFTVNVALNKSTEITLIAEGTDQTKTALVNKAVLTSAMEVASQSGSTAMSVEIKNETYYAQDLGFVDLFIYRVMALDTMLLSMIIALFTILDDKRGNRFKRMSSSPVKAAIAYTLGCSVFAAIIVPIVLSYVIYVMGVTIVGDVVSVALILLLMALLGVSLGVLAAALARTERQAFGLLALFAVLQVLFSGMLVPVARFDYYVQWISYILPLTYGLDALKSVMIRGFSLGDVSTDLLAIFIIIIVVVILSAIGLRAGNNSTKKKVN
- a CDS encoding putative hydrolase or acyltransferase of alpha/beta superfamily, with the translated sequence MDLFIKESGQENPETIIFLHGGGLAGWIWDEQVKTFQDYHCLIPDLPEHGQSAETKPFTIASAAEMVVDLIQTRTRNGKAHLVGLSLGAQIIVQILATHPEVVDHALINGTLIHGIPHQDVLLKLLNYTFKVYEPVKDTDFFIKANMRTYNISKSYFHKFKESTLQIKADSLDRILHENLFFKLPSGLEKANVPVLVMMGEKDYKVIKESARDLVKVLPNSSAYIVPGLGHVWNMESPELFNRVLRSWITGKPLPNTLWGLKF
- a CDS encoding putative transcriptional regulator (PFAM: Transcriptional regulator PadR-like family), whose protein sequence is MWDAFKNLHNEFHEKMEQMQRLGGLRVLILHVLDENGPGNGVEIMDAIQTHHESCNMSQRGHRSHSRPSPGSVYPMLKKMVNEGLLIKHDDGRYELTEKGNKILNRIYGRFKPQEKMDRGEYSITKALTEIEGYVSYLEDIKEEKLVPHGELIGELGERLKSIRESLQKE
- a CDS encoding daunorubicin resistance ABC transporter ATP-binding subunit (PFAM: ABC transporter~TIGRFAM: daunorubicin resistance ABC transporter ATP-binding subunit), encoding MTEHAIELNNLTKKFGDFTAVDGLSLTVEEGEIFGFLGPNGAGKSTTIRMLCTLTQPTSGSARVAGFDLTKESDQVRQNIGLVAEKMIMYDRLTAAENLRFFGKLYSMPKQKLEERIDELLELVDMQEWKNTQISKFSTGMKQRINVIRALLPEPEILFMDEPTLGLDPQTTFSIRDITREINKNGMTIILTTHAMTEAEALSDRVAIIDHGKIAALDTPQNLKNMISHGDITIFGIKIDNLTRERIEKIRSLEMVTAVAQQDDYSLKVSAQGEDALNQIIDTIRGESGDIASLTNSNESTLEDVFLAVTGKHMRDQATEKPVNTHHGHRPAPKTRGR
- a CDS encoding ABC-type multidrug transport system, permease component (TIGRFAM: ABC transporter efflux protein, DrrB family) — encoded protein: MVTDQHPKRGEGDIMDIIKILTDSYHVMAKDMLELKRNRMSLAALFMMPLLFLVMFGFIFPSGSTQQNMPMGLVNLDQGQGSNEFVAQMETINKNTSYMKFQNYSSVDDAKTAINKGKLYGVFIIPPGFSENLTNGQSADFTVYIDNSNPQISMQIQQVLSSTVSGMNNMKAEANVVGLGKATNQSVNPQAMIFPYIPNIQTTIPGQTNYFNFLAPGLMIMIVMMSVMTGIPEAISKEKEMGTFDGMLSAPISQLSVIIGKTAALCTRGLIQCIIILAIAIVLFGVTIQGSILLAFFMLLLGIFSFIGIGIMAISMSGDQASSTMIVNLLMFPMMFLGGIFYPIQQMPWFMQAISQVIPLTYAADAMRKIMLLNAGVGDVMNQIIILVAFGVVTMAIAVPLFRKSMTR